In the genome of Streptomyces sp. Q6, the window TCACCGCGCTGCACGAGCAGTTGGGCCCGCTCGTACCGCAGCCGCGCCGGATGCGACGGCAGCAGCAGGGACAGCTCGACGGCCCACAGCGACACATCGGACCGCTCGGGCCGGGTCGCCGCCCACGCCCGGACGTTGTTCAGGATCCGCAGCACGACCTCCAGCGGATCGGCGGGCGTGAGCATCGACGGATCGAGGGGAGCGCCCGTGGCCCCGGCCACCAGCAGCTCCGTGTCGGGCCCGCTGAGCACCCGCCCGCCGGCGAACGGATCGGCGAGCACCTGGTCCTGCGGTGGACCGAACCCGACGACGAAGTGCCCCGGCAGCGCGACCCCGTACACCGGGGCCCCGGCCCGCCGCGCGACCTCCATCCACACCACCGAGAGCAGGATCGGCAGCCCGCGCCGCCGCCGCACGACCTCGTGCAGCAGCGACGACTCCAGTCGCTGGTAGTCGCCGGGCGTCCCGTGGAAGCCGAGCCGCGCACCGAGCAGCTCGCCCAGCGCGGTGGCCCAGGACCTGGGCCCGCCCGGACGGAACGGCAACTGCCCGGCCAGCTCGTCCAGTTCGATCTCCACCGCGTCCATGCCGGCCTCGTCGAGGCCGCCGTCCGCCTGTGCCGCCAGCAGCAGGCACAGCTGCGCCAGATCGGGCCGCTCGGCCCGCGCCTCCTCGGCGAACCGACGGCGAAGTTCCCCGGAGCGGGGGGAAAGGTGGGGGGACATACGTGCCTCGTGCCCTCTCAGACCGATCGATAGCGGGTCAGCCGCCGCGCCGTTCCGGAGCACGGTAGTGGTGATAAGCGTGATGTGTGGCGAAACCCATCCGCTCGTACAGGGCGCGCGCCGCGTCGTTGTCGCTCTCCACCTGGAGCCAGGCCGCCGACGCGCCCTCGTCGAGCGCCCGCCGCGCCAGCGCTGTCATGACCCGCGTCGCGAGCCCCCGACGCCGCTGCGCGGGGTCGACCTCGACAGCGGCGAACCCGGCCCACCGCCCGTCGACCACACACCGCCCGATCGCCGCGGGCACCTCGCCCTCGCCGGGCACGGTCGCGAACCACACCGAGGGCCCGGCGCACAGCACCTTCCGCGCGACCTCGTCCGCACCCTTGCGCTGGTAGCGCCCCAGCCACGCCTCCCCGGGCTCCCGGCTCAGGACCACCCCGGGATCGTCCGCCGCGTCGCCGATCGGCGCGAGCGCCGCGATCCGCAGCTCGGCACTCACCTCCCGCACCCAGCCGCGCGCCTCCAACTCGGCGCAGAGCACTTCCTGCGTCCCCCGCGCCCCGGTCGCCGTCTGCGCGTACGCGGGCAGCCCCCGGTCCTCGTACCACTTCTGTACGTGGGCGAGCGCGTCGTCGAGCGGACGGCCCGGGTCGCCCAGGGGCAGCACGGAGTTGGCGCGGCGCGTGAAGCCCTGGCGCCGTCCGGCCCCGGGCCCGTCCTGGAAGGCGGCCCGCAGCTCCCACTCGCCCAGGGGCTCGCGCTCGATCGGCTGCCAGGCCCGCGAGGCGATCCGCGCGAGCTCCGGATACGTCGCCGAGGGCCCCCGGCGACGCGCCGGCTCGGCCGGGACGACCTTCCCGGCGACCAGCGACGACTCGTCGATCGCGACCCGCTCGCCGCCCCTGCGTGTGATGAGCAGCACACCGTCGTTCCACGATGTGAGAACTCCGACGGTGTCGGTGAACATCCGACCCGCGGGGCCCTCCTCACTCACCCGTCGCACGGACACACGTTTTCCCACGTCAGCGCCGGTGATA includes:
- a CDS encoding transglutaminase-like domain-containing protein — encoded protein: MSPHLSPRSGELRRRFAEEARAERPDLAQLCLLLAAQADGGLDEAGMDAVEIELDELAGQLPFRPGGPRSWATALGELLGARLGFHGTPGDYQRLESSLLHEVVRRRRGLPILLSVVWMEVARRAGAPVYGVALPGHFVVGFGPPQDQVLADPFAGGRVLSGPDTELLVAGATGAPLDPSMLTPADPLEVVLRILNNVRAWAATRPERSDVSLWAVELSLLLPSHPARLRYERAQLLVQRGDFVTGAVELEAYAEVVATVDAAAAEQVLGQARAARAMLN
- a CDS encoding GNAT family N-acetyltransferase, which produces MEFTAGGRLEVRITGADVGKRVSVRRVSEEGPAGRMFTDTVGVLTSWNDGVLLITRRGGERVAIDESSLVAGKVVPAEPARRRGPSATYPELARIASRAWQPIEREPLGEWELRAAFQDGPGAGRRQGFTRRANSVLPLGDPGRPLDDALAHVQKWYEDRGLPAYAQTATGARGTQEVLCAELEARGWVREVSAELRIAALAPIGDAADDPGVVLSREPGEAWLGRYQRKGADEVARKVLCAGPSVWFATVPGEGEVPAAIGRCVVDGRWAGFAAVEVDPAQRRRGLATRVMTALARRALDEGASAAWLQVESDNDAARALYERMGFATHHAYHHYRAPERRGG